The following proteins come from a genomic window of Nostoc sp. TCL26-01:
- a CDS encoding non-ribosomal peptide synthetase: MNLHLLLNNLADQGVKLSAQEDALLIDAPKGIITPDLRELLSEYKTDLLQLLRQNSTDIHDISLPIVVPKPEERYQPFPLTDMQHAFWVGRSNVLDLGSVSNHGYYEIEGDDLNIERLNWGLQKLIARHDMLRSIVLADGQQQILAQVPPYQMEILDLREKDAQTVKLELEKIRDRLSHQVLPADKWPLFDFRATLLSQGRVRLHISYDLQVFDAWSLFRLFDEWFALYQNPDVILPSLELSFRDYVLAEQSLPQTELYRRSQDYWFSRLDHFPPAPDLPLAKNPQELKQHRCQRYQAHLPQSEWQQLKQQAAKAGLTPSGLLLAAFAEILTLWSKNPQFTINLAQFNRLPLHPQVNDILGDFTSVILLAVDNSIPESFTARSRRLQQQLWQDLEHRYISGVRVVRELARRKGTGPSAMPVVFTSTLGFSSLGQNTLTFSHFGELVYGISQASQAWMDVQVWEEKEELTFNWDVVEELFPAGLIPDMFEAYANFLKLLATSDTAWLVTSRQLIPPAQLAQRAVINSTTAPISAELLHCLFAKQVQQQGTAPAIISPQRTLTYQELYQLSNQLGHRLRQLGVMPNQLVAVLMEKGWEQIVAVLGILAAGGAYVPIDPQLPQQRQNYVLENSEVQIILTQSWLQEKLELPLGIQCLCIDTDDITNASQQPLQPVQKPDDLAYVIYTSGSTGLPKGVMITHRNVVNVVVHTNQRFNIGSQDSILALSALNHDLSVYDIFGLLAAGGKIIIPDAAKVKDPGHWANLLIEKQVTLWNSVPAMMEMLVAYVESESIVLPTSLRLAILGGDWLPISLPHRLQSLLANIQILSIGGPTETTIWNIGYLITEVNPNWQSIPYGKPMANSQYYILNAALEDCPVWVTGEMYCAGVQLALGYWRNPGKTHDNFITHPCTGDRIYRTGDLGRYLPDGNIEFCGRADFQIKIRGYRIEAGEIEAALIQHPGVRAAVIMAMGEHNSKERLLAYIVTETKPEPTIEDLHNFLSQRLPEYMLPSAYIFLDSLPLSANGKVDRLALPNQGGLLKELAVTYVPPQNELQQMIAKIWQEVLGLEQVGVNHNFFDLGGNSLTITKVYSQLKQSWIKDAPTLSVVDLFKYPTIKLLANYLNQDKDSSASSIAESTELAQKLAAGKNRLKQRFIRGRNEG, translated from the coding sequence ATGAACTTACATTTACTTTTAAATAACCTAGCTGATCAAGGTGTCAAACTATCTGCTCAGGAAGATGCACTTTTAATTGATGCCCCGAAGGGGATAATTACACCCGATTTACGAGAGTTATTAAGTGAGTATAAAACCGATTTACTCCAGTTGCTGCGACAAAATAGTACAGATATTCATGATATATCTCTACCAATTGTTGTGCCGAAACCGGAGGAGCGCTATCAACCTTTTCCCCTGACAGATATGCAACACGCTTTCTGGGTAGGGCGGAGTAATGTATTGGATTTAGGTAGTGTTTCTAATCATGGTTATTATGAAATTGAGGGTGATGATTTAAATATAGAAAGATTAAACTGGGGACTACAAAAATTAATTGCCCGTCACGATATGCTGCGCTCGATAGTATTAGCAGATGGTCAGCAGCAGATTCTTGCTCAAGTACCTCCTTACCAAATGGAGATTTTAGATTTAAGAGAAAAAGATGCACAAACTGTTAAATTAGAGTTAGAAAAAATACGCGATCGCCTTTCTCATCAAGTCCTACCAGCTGACAAATGGCCGTTATTTGACTTTCGCGCGACTCTATTGTCTCAAGGACGTGTACGTTTGCACATTAGCTATGACTTGCAAGTGTTTGATGCTTGGAGTTTGTTTCGCTTATTTGATGAGTGGTTCGCACTTTACCAAAATCCTGATGTCATTTTGCCATCTTTAGAGCTTTCATTTCGGGATTACGTCTTGGCAGAGCAATCATTGCCACAGACAGAATTATACAGGCGATCGCAAGATTATTGGTTTAGTCGCCTTGATCATTTCCCCCCAGCGCCAGACTTACCTCTAGCCAAAAATCCCCAAGAACTCAAACAGCATCGCTGTCAGCGCTACCAAGCACATCTCCCCCAGTCTGAATGGCAACAATTAAAACAGCAAGCCGCAAAAGCGGGTTTAACGCCTTCTGGATTGCTATTGGCTGCTTTTGCCGAAATTTTGACACTTTGGAGCAAGAATCCGCAATTTACCATCAATCTAGCCCAATTTAACCGTCTACCCCTCCATCCCCAAGTCAACGATATCTTAGGAGATTTCACCTCCGTTATTCTCCTAGCCGTGGATAATTCCATCCCTGAATCATTTACGGCACGTTCTCGTCGCCTCCAGCAACAACTCTGGCAAGATTTAGAACACCGCTATATCAGTGGCGTGCGTGTAGTTAGAGAACTAGCACGCAGAAAAGGCACAGGGCCGAGTGCCATGCCAGTGGTATTTACTAGCACATTGGGTTTCAGTTCTTTGGGACAAAACACCTTGACATTTAGCCATTTTGGGGAATTAGTTTATGGCATTAGTCAAGCCTCTCAAGCTTGGATGGATGTGCAAGTGTGGGAAGAGAAGGAAGAACTGACATTTAACTGGGATGTGGTGGAAGAACTTTTTCCCGCAGGTTTAATTCCCGATATGTTTGAGGCTTACGCAAATTTCCTCAAACTGCTAGCTACTTCTGATACAGCTTGGTTGGTTACTTCTCGACAATTAATTCCACCTGCTCAATTAGCACAACGAGCAGTAATTAACTCTACCACTGCACCCATTTCGGCAGAACTTCTACACTGTTTATTTGCCAAACAAGTACAGCAACAAGGAACAGCACCAGCGATTATTTCACCCCAGCGCACTCTCACTTATCAAGAGTTATATCAACTATCTAATCAACTTGGTCATCGACTGCGACAGTTAGGGGTAATGCCTAATCAATTAGTCGCCGTCTTGATGGAAAAGGGATGGGAGCAAATAGTCGCAGTTTTAGGTATTTTAGCTGCTGGTGGTGCGTATGTTCCCATTGATCCGCAATTGCCACAGCAACGACAGAATTATGTTTTAGAAAACAGTGAAGTACAAATTATTCTCACACAATCTTGGTTGCAAGAAAAGTTAGAGTTACCATTAGGAATCCAATGCTTATGTATAGATACAGATGACATCACCAATGCAAGTCAACAGCCACTACAACCAGTACAAAAACCAGATGATTTAGCCTATGTGATTTACACATCTGGTTCTACAGGTTTACCCAAAGGAGTGATGATTACTCATCGCAATGTTGTGAATGTTGTTGTGCATACCAACCAACGCTTTAACATTGGTTCTCAAGATAGTATCTTAGCTCTGAGTGCGCTTAACCATGACCTATCTGTATATGACATCTTTGGTTTATTAGCAGCTGGTGGCAAAATTATTATCCCTGATGCTGCAAAGGTAAAAGACCCTGGACATTGGGCTAACTTGCTAATAGAAAAACAGGTGACATTGTGGAATTCTGTACCTGCCATGATGGAGATGTTAGTAGCTTATGTTGAGAGTGAATCTATCGTATTACCTACCAGCTTACGTTTAGCAATTCTCGGTGGAGATTGGCTACCAATTTCCCTCCCTCATCGCCTACAAAGTTTGCTAGCAAACATCCAAATCTTGAGTATTGGCGGCCCTACTGAAACAACTATCTGGAATATTGGTTATTTAATTACAGAAGTTAATCCCAACTGGCAAAGTATTCCCTATGGGAAACCTATGGCTAATTCTCAATACTATATTTTGAATGCAGCTTTAGAAGATTGTCCGGTGTGGGTGACTGGAGAAATGTACTGTGCAGGGGTACAGTTAGCACTAGGCTATTGGCGCAATCCAGGAAAAACCCACGATAATTTTATTACTCATCCTTGCACAGGCGATCGCATCTACCGTACAGGCGATTTAGGACGCTATTTACCTGATGGGAATATTGAATTTTGTGGACGAGCAGATTTTCAAATTAAAATTCGCGGCTATCGCATTGAAGCCGGAGAAATCGAAGCTGCGTTAATACAACACCCAGGAGTCCGCGCAGCTGTGATTATGGCTATGGGTGAACATAATAGTAAAGAGCGTTTGCTAGCTTACATTGTGACTGAGACAAAACCAGAACCAACAATTGAAGATTTGCACAATTTCCTCAGTCAAAGGCTACCAGAATATATGTTGCCATCAGCTTATATATTTCTTGATAGTTTACCTCTTTCAGCTAATGGCAAAGTAGATCGTCTTGCGCTGCCAAATCAAGGAGGTTTACTAAAAGAATTAGCAGTTACTTATGTGCCACCGCAAAATGAACTGCAACAGATGATTGCTAAAATTTGGCAAGAGGTTTTAGGCTTAGAACAAGTAGGAGTAAATCATAATTTCTTTGATCTAGGTGGTAATTCTTTAACAATTACCAAAGTCTACTCCCAACTCAAACAATCTTGGATAAAAGATGCCCCCACTTTATCAGTAGTTGACTTGTTTAAGTATCCAACTATTAAACTTTTAGCTAATTATTTAAACCAAGATAAAGACTCATCTGCCTCATCAATAGCAGAAAGTACTGAATTAGCACAAAAATTAGCAGCAGGCAAAAATCGTCTCAAGCAAAGATTTATCCGGGGACGAAATGAAGGTTAA
- a CDS encoding 3-oxoacyl-[acyl-carrier-protein] synthase III C-terminal domain-containing protein: MTNCSVGVCSLAVSFPQIIRTNDYWLDRFPHLFERKRRNTRLDNYGVDIWSQEVAPYLSDSFRGSVERRVLGEGESSLTLECAAAREAIASAKLSDDEIDLLIVASLFGEHIGTGHATYLAHQLELQCPAWNLESTCSSALVALENAQALVQVGGYRNILVVVSHFGSRTVEAEDSLSWSMGDGAGAFVVGLLKPHQGILGSKIVHTAQTCGAYLHELVTDAQGQPQIRTRTGENASMLAQTAVDFVRQCCEAAVAKAGVSLAQIDFFAFNTPTAWYASVCTRALGIAPERTINLYPRYANIGPVLPVANLYHAVQAGKIQENDLVLVYTKGAAATAAATVMRWGDVALGKMPAPPISVTFQDEIVQPANISNSSATTNNFSRAKLLASNPKIQQQMLEIYLLDSLSSLLQVPREKLDREQYLAVLLDSLTAIMLKNQLATDLQIQVTLSQFLGEQSIASLAELLLNKLALVNLISTEAIAPAEREILSL, from the coding sequence ATGACTAATTGTTCGGTTGGTGTTTGTTCACTGGCGGTGAGTTTTCCTCAGATTATTCGGACTAATGATTATTGGTTAGATAGGTTTCCCCATTTATTTGAGCGCAAGCGGCGAAATACTCGGTTGGACAATTATGGGGTTGATATTTGGTCACAGGAAGTAGCACCTTATTTATCAGATTCATTTCGGGGTAGTGTGGAACGCCGTGTGTTAGGTGAGGGGGAGTCATCACTGACGTTGGAGTGTGCGGCAGCAAGAGAGGCGATCGCATCTGCTAAACTGTCTGATGATGAAATTGATTTGCTGATTGTGGCTTCACTGTTTGGTGAACATATCGGTACTGGTCATGCGACTTATCTGGCTCACCAATTAGAATTACAATGTCCTGCGTGGAACTTAGAATCAACTTGTTCTAGTGCGTTAGTGGCTTTAGAAAACGCTCAGGCGTTAGTGCAAGTGGGAGGTTACCGCAATATTCTTGTGGTTGTGTCTCACTTTGGCTCTCGGACTGTAGAGGCAGAAGATAGTCTATCTTGGTCTATGGGTGATGGTGCTGGCGCTTTTGTGGTGGGTTTACTGAAACCGCATCAAGGAATTTTGGGTAGTAAGATTGTGCATACGGCTCAAACTTGTGGTGCATATTTACATGAACTGGTAACTGATGCTCAAGGACAGCCGCAAATACGCACCCGGACTGGGGAAAATGCTAGTATGCTGGCCCAAACGGCTGTAGATTTTGTCCGTCAATGTTGTGAGGCTGCTGTGGCTAAAGCTGGTGTCAGTTTGGCGCAAATTGATTTTTTTGCTTTCAATACTCCAACTGCTTGGTATGCCAGTGTTTGTACTAGAGCGTTGGGTATTGCTCCAGAACGGACAATTAATCTTTATCCCCGTTATGCAAATATCGGCCCTGTGCTTCCTGTTGCTAATTTGTATCACGCTGTTCAGGCGGGGAAAATTCAAGAAAATGATTTAGTTCTGGTATATACAAAAGGTGCAGCAGCGACGGCGGCGGCGACAGTGATGCGTTGGGGTGATGTAGCTTTAGGAAAGATGCCAGCCCCCCCCATCAGCGTCACTTTTCAAGATGAAATAGTTCAGCCAGCAAACATCAGTAACTCATCAGCAACTACCAACAACTTTTCTAGAGCTAAACTCTTGGCATCTAACCCAAAAATCCAACAGCAAATGCTAGAGATTTATCTTTTAGACTCTTTAAGTAGTTTATTACAAGTGCCTAGAGAAAAGTTAGATAGAGAGCAATATTTGGCTGTATTACTTGACTCTTTGACGGCAATTATGTTGAAGAATCAACTTGCTACTGATTTACAAATACAAGTAACCTTAAGTCAATTTTTGGGTGAGCAAAGTATAGCTAGTTTAGCCGAATTGTTACTCAATAAATTAGCTTTGGTGAACTTAATTTCTACAGAAGCGATCGCCCCAGCAGAAAGAGAGATATTAAGTCTATAG
- a CDS encoding salicylate synthase translates to MVAELKTEIKYHEVFVPGEREPILVLHNLLKAGIFSRYVMYEGNNEVRIAGNELAKVSVNKNYVSINGLGKSYSEPVSDPLKQVETLLKSLNIADWTAYGYVAFDIARFYSAYSKAITQEILYFLIPETELRFTEAGVYIKTIKPLEQVKEQIFVDSVLPDYELSSLVVDFSDRQNYQHRVDTLITAIKQGDLQKAIISRSVKVTGNLNILGTYVVGSQANNSARSYCLNLEDIRAVGFSPEILMQVNEDGLVVTNPLAATRPRGADSAEDAKLSDELFTDAKEVKEHSLSAWLAQNEIASLCIPETVRVFDFMEVKKYRCVQHLSSRVGGKLLPGNTLWDALKVLFPGITVSGIDKGCALKWIDHLEDEPRGIYAGGIGWVDSKGAADIAIAIRSVYQYGNKIHLNAGAGIVAESVPEREYIESVNKMNTMLNNLVLEEE, encoded by the coding sequence ATGGTAGCGGAACTCAAGACAGAAATTAAGTATCACGAAGTATTTGTACCAGGAGAACGAGAGCCGATTCTGGTTTTACATAACTTGCTTAAAGCCGGGATTTTTTCTCGTTATGTGATGTATGAGGGTAATAATGAAGTTCGGATTGCGGGTAATGAACTGGCTAAGGTGTCGGTAAACAAAAATTATGTATCAATCAATGGTTTAGGTAAGTCTTACTCTGAACCAGTAAGTGATCCTTTGAAACAAGTGGAGACTTTGCTAAAGTCTTTAAATATTGCTGATTGGACAGCTTATGGTTATGTGGCATTTGATATTGCTCGTTTTTATTCGGCATATTCTAAAGCCATTACTCAAGAAATTCTCTATTTTTTGATTCCGGAAACTGAACTGCGTTTTACAGAAGCCGGAGTTTATATTAAGACGATTAAACCATTAGAACAGGTAAAAGAACAGATATTTGTTGATAGTGTATTACCAGATTATGAGTTGTCTTCCTTGGTAGTTGATTTTAGCGATCGCCAAAATTATCAACACCGAGTTGATACTCTGATTACTGCTATTAAACAGGGAGATTTGCAGAAAGCAATTATTTCTCGTTCGGTAAAAGTAACGGGTAATTTGAATATATTAGGAACCTATGTAGTTGGTTCTCAAGCTAACAATTCTGCTCGTTCTTATTGTTTAAATTTAGAGGATATCCGTGCTGTTGGTTTTAGTCCCGAAATCCTCATGCAAGTGAATGAAGATGGTTTGGTTGTCACAAATCCCCTAGCAGCAACTAGACCTCGTGGTGCAGATTCGGCAGAAGATGCAAAATTAAGTGATGAACTATTCACAGATGCGAAAGAGGTGAAAGAACATTCACTTTCTGCTTGGTTAGCACAAAATGAAATTGCTTCACTTTGTATACCGGAAACTGTACGAGTTTTTGATTTTATGGAGGTGAAAAAATATCGTTGTGTACAGCATTTGTCATCACGAGTAGGCGGTAAACTCCTTCCGGGTAATACATTGTGGGATGCTCTCAAGGTTTTATTTCCTGGGATTACTGTGTCGGGAATTGATAAGGGATGTGCTTTAAAATGGATTGATCATTTGGAAGATGAACCAAGGGGAATTTATGCCGGTGGGATTGGTTGGGTAGATAGTAAGGGAGCAGCAGATATTGCGATCGCTATTCGTTCTGTTTACCAATATGGGAATAAAATTCATTTGAATGCTGGTGCAGGAATTGTGGCTGAGTCAGTTCCGGAAAGGGAGTATATTGAGTCGGTTAATAAGATGAATACGATGTTGAATAATTTGGTTTTGGAGGAGGAGTAG
- a CDS encoding benzoate-CoA ligase family protein, with protein sequence MDNISAQLPPVFNVAAYFIEGNLAQGQKDKIAFYYQDETYTYAQVNSFVRRSARLLSHLGLELENRVAILVPDTPEFVFAFWGAIWLGAIPIPINTGYNADDIQYILQDCRAKVLLTTQEWQEKLTPIQSKFLRHVLLIDGEDSFVSQLTEQDKSLAWAETNRDEPAFWLYTSGSTGQPKGVIHLHQSMVVCAEQYAKSTLGLQPDDITYSVANMSFAYGLGNTLYMPMAVGAAAVLSNGNNAFEIIADIQRYRPTVFFGIPSVYAAILAVQEISLLDVTSLRLCVSAAEQLPKSIWQAWLKIYHHEICEGIGTTEFLHIFLANRIGECKPGTSGCPVPGYDVQIVDDDGVPCPPDTVGNLQVSGESLMLGYWNRLSQTRKAIYGNTMRTGDKYVRDADNYFRFVGRADDLFKVNGQWISPTEIEDVLHQHPQILEVAIVPESATGEHLTQIVAYVSLQLGQTASPELENSIRRFAKQQLPHFKAPKIVRFVESLPRTATGKIHRHLLVKQQNVVKE encoded by the coding sequence ATGGACAATATTTCTGCACAATTGCCTCCAGTTTTTAACGTTGCAGCCTACTTTATAGAAGGCAATTTAGCTCAAGGACAGAAGGATAAAATAGCATTTTACTATCAAGATGAGACTTATACCTACGCTCAAGTCAATAGCTTTGTCCGACGTAGTGCTAGATTGTTGTCTCATCTTGGTCTAGAGTTAGAAAATCGTGTAGCGATTCTTGTACCGGATACTCCAGAGTTTGTCTTTGCTTTTTGGGGTGCTATTTGGTTAGGTGCTATACCTATCCCTATTAACACTGGTTACAATGCCGATGATATCCAGTACATTTTGCAAGACTGCCGTGCTAAAGTTTTGCTGACAACCCAAGAGTGGCAAGAAAAATTAACTCCTATCCAGTCAAAGTTCTTGCGCCATGTTTTGCTGATAGATGGGGAAGATTCATTTGTATCTCAACTAACCGAACAAGATAAATCTCTAGCTTGGGCAGAAACAAATCGGGATGAACCAGCTTTCTGGCTTTACACTTCTGGTAGTACCGGACAACCTAAAGGTGTGATTCATCTCCATCAGAGTATGGTGGTTTGTGCAGAACAGTACGCTAAAAGTACGCTAGGTTTGCAGCCAGATGACATCACCTATTCAGTGGCAAATATGTCTTTTGCCTATGGCTTGGGTAACACCTTGTATATGCCAATGGCAGTTGGTGCAGCCGCAGTATTATCCAATGGCAACAATGCTTTTGAGATAATTGCTGACATCCAGCGCTATCGACCGACAGTTTTTTTTGGTATACCCAGTGTTTATGCAGCTATTCTCGCTGTTCAGGAAATCTCACTGTTAGATGTGACTTCTTTACGCTTATGTGTATCTGCGGCGGAACAACTACCCAAAAGTATTTGGCAAGCATGGCTAAAAATTTACCACCACGAAATTTGTGAAGGTATTGGTACAACAGAGTTTTTACACATATTTCTAGCCAACCGTATAGGGGAGTGTAAACCAGGGACTTCCGGTTGTCCTGTACCGGGTTACGATGTGCAGATTGTTGATGATGATGGTGTACCTTGTCCTCCTGATACTGTTGGTAATTTACAAGTGAGTGGCGAAAGCCTGATGTTAGGTTACTGGAACCGGTTATCACAAACACGCAAGGCTATTTATGGCAATACGATGCGGACTGGGGATAAATATGTGCGTGATGCTGATAATTATTTCCGATTTGTTGGGCGAGCTGATGACTTATTTAAAGTTAATGGTCAATGGATATCACCTACAGAAATTGAAGATGTTTTACACCAACATCCACAGATTTTAGAAGTGGCAATTGTACCAGAATCAGCAACTGGAGAACACCTAACTCAAATTGTGGCTTATGTCAGTCTCCAATTAGGGCAGACAGCATCGCCAGAATTAGAAAATAGTATTAGGCGATTTGCTAAACAGCAATTACCTCATTTCAAAGCCCCAAAAATAGTTCGGTTTGTCGAAAGTTTACCCCGAACGGCAACAGGAAAAATCCACAGGCATTTACTAGTTAAACAACAAAATGTTGTTAAGGAATAA
- a CDS encoding acyl carrier protein — translation MDLKNPFIDIGVGFPKASTQPTNPQSPIPIPHSSALDFMDNLNVMNTLKTILTDLGIPEESLSEDTLLSKDLHIDSVETIEIALGLKRKLGVNIKLEAWQTMTLAQVCNMVEATISHNQSLHANSSNTK, via the coding sequence ATGGATCTTAAAAACCCATTTATAGATATTGGTGTTGGGTTTCCCAAAGCCTCAACCCAACCTACCAATCCCCAATCCCCAATCCCCATTCCCCATTCATCTGCGCTTGACTTCATGGATAACTTAAATGTGATGAATACCCTCAAAACAATATTGACTGACTTAGGTATTCCCGAAGAATCGTTGTCTGAAGATACCTTATTAAGCAAAGATTTACACATTGATTCCGTCGAGACGATAGAAATTGCCTTGGGACTCAAACGCAAGCTGGGAGTCAATATTAAGCTAGAGGCTTGGCAAACTATGACATTAGCTCAAGTCTGCAATATGGTTGAGGCCACAATTTCTCACAACCAATCGCTACACGCTAATAGTAGCAACACAAAATAA